In Candidatus Vesicomyosocius okutanii, one DNA window encodes the following:
- a CDS encoding type III pantothenate kinase yields the protein MLLYLMYQFESYLLVDIGNTSIKWCLNGKVNSAFITQFNITQLPKVDKIFASCVGDCYILEDLNNTHFVKTERVFNSVECGYQTPSTLGSDRWLAMLASIEHYPKQNLLIIDAGSALTFDLVLANGKHQGGLIMPGLSVLRRSFTQFSNNIQQLSLGLTANNTQEGWLIGTSQMLMSVINTQIEQHLNNYSNLVVVLTGGDAKIIALKLHRQVKLHQNLVLEGLSSYVQAYKRLHSVLV from the coding sequence ATGCTGCTTTATTTGATGTACCAGTTTGAGTCTTATTTATTGGTTGATATTGGCAATACTAGTATTAAGTGGTGTTTGAACGGTAAAGTTAATTCAGCTTTTATTACACAATTTAACATAACTCAATTACCAAAAGTAGATAAAATTTTTGCTAGTTGTGTGGGTGATTGTTATATATTAGAGGATCTAAATAATACTCATTTTGTTAAAACTGAACGTGTATTTAATTCTGTAGAATGTGGTTATCAAACTCCTTCTACATTAGGCTCTGATCGTTGGTTGGCAATGTTAGCTAGTATTGAACATTATCCTAAACAAAATTTGCTTATTATTGATGCGGGTAGCGCACTCACTTTTGACTTAGTATTAGCTAACGGTAAACACCAAGGAGGGCTTATTATGCCTGGTTTGAGTGTATTAAGACGTAGCTTTACTCAATTTTCTAATAATATCCAACAGTTGTCTTTAGGTCTTACTGCAAACAATACCCAAGAAGGCTGGTTAATTGGTACTAGTCAGATGTTGATGAGTGTTATTAACACACAAATTGAACAACATTTGAATAATTATAGTAATTTAGTTGTTGTGTTGACAGGTGGTGATGCTAAGATAATTGCATTAAAGCTTCATCGTCAAGTTAAACTTCATCAAAATTTAGTGTTAGAAGGTTTGTCTAGCTATGTGCAAGCATATAAAAGGTTGCACTCAGTCTTGGTATAA
- a CDS encoding tryptophan--tRNA ligase produces the protein MQDRRVLSGMRPTGQLHLGHYHGVLKNWLVLQNEYDSYFFVADWHAFTTHYSDNMNLNVNVIEMVVDWLATGINPNTSTIFVQSKVPEHSELHLLLSMSTPLSWLERVPSYKDQQLKLHIKDLATYGFLGYPLLQSADILIYKAGLVPVGEDQVAHVEFTREVARRFNHLYGREVDFEKKAEISINKMGKKQAKTYRLLRKTYQETGDDEALIKAHALLQQQNITLGDRERLSGYIEGIGRIILPEPELLLTKASKMPGLDGQKMSKSYCNTISLRDTPKQIQVKIKRMPTDPARIKIINTGNPQKCPVWKLHEVYSNESTCDWVVEGCTKAKFGCIECKQPIINAIEEELTPMQERIAKYQSDPELIKQIIFEGSEKARSIAKETMIEVREAMGINY, from the coding sequence ATGCAAGACAGACGGGTTTTATCAGGTATGCGACCTACAGGTCAACTTCATTTAGGTCATTATCATGGCGTTTTGAAAAATTGGCTAGTGCTTCAAAATGAATACGATTCTTACTTTTTTGTGGCTGATTGGCATGCATTTACTACGCATTATTCAGACAATATGAATTTAAATGTGAATGTTATAGAAATGGTAGTTGATTGGCTTGCTACTGGTATTAACCCAAATACTTCAACAATTTTTGTACAATCCAAGGTGCCTGAACATTCAGAATTACATTTGTTGCTTTCTATGTCAACACCTTTGAGTTGGTTGGAACGAGTGCCTTCATATAAGGATCAGCAACTTAAATTACATATTAAAGATTTAGCAACTTATGGATTTTTAGGTTATCCATTATTGCAAAGCGCAGATATTTTAATTTATAAAGCTGGACTTGTACCAGTTGGAGAAGATCAAGTAGCTCATGTTGAATTCACACGTGAGGTAGCCAGACGTTTTAATCATCTTTATGGTCGTGAAGTTGATTTTGAAAAAAAAGCTGAAATTAGTATTAATAAAATGGGTAAAAAACAAGCTAAAACGTATCGTTTACTACGTAAAACCTATCAAGAAACAGGTGATGATGAGGCTTTAATCAAAGCGCATGCTTTGTTACAACAACAAAATATTACTCTGGGTGATAGAGAAAGACTTTCAGGTTACATTGAAGGTATAGGTAGAATTATCTTACCTGAACCTGAATTATTATTAACTAAAGCATCAAAAATGCCTGGATTAGATGGTCAAAAAATGAGCAAATCTTATTGTAATACAATTTCCTTGCGAGATACCCCTAAACAAATACAAGTTAAAATTAAACGTATGCCAACTGATCCTGCTAGAATTAAAATAATTAATACAGGTAACCCACAAAAGTGTCCAGTGTGGAAACTGCATGAAGTGTATTCAAATGAATCAACCTGTGACTGGGTAGTTGAAGGTTGTACTAAAGCCAAATTTGGTTGTATAGAATGTAAACAACCTATTATTAATGCTATTGAAGAAGAGTTAACTCCTATGCAAGAACGTATTGCTAAGTATCAGTCAGATCCGGAACTTATTAAACAAATTATTTTTGAAGGTTCTGAAAAAGCTAGAAGTATTGCTAAGGAAACTATGATAGAAGTGCGGGAAGCAATGGGTATTAATTACTAA
- a CDS encoding pseudouridine synthase, whose translation MANRLQKLIANAGYGSRRWVERLIEQGRIEVNNKIAIIGDKTEITSLVKIDGRKINLSRYVEQETKVIILNKQAGVICSNRDDKGRKSVYSLLPKESRWIMVGRLDLNTSGLLLVTNNGDLANKLMHPSSEIDREYAVRVLGQVKNKDLKKLTQGVVFDDGFSKFNQITFSGGKGANRWYKVVLREGKKREVRRLWEVLGFKVSRLIRIRFGEIRLPDNLKANQYDYLKTVQIKLLFNAVE comes from the coding sequence ATGGCTAATAGACTACAAAAACTTATTGCAAATGCTGGTTATGGTTCTCGTCGTTGGGTGGAACGTTTAATTGAGCAAGGACGTATTGAGGTTAATAATAAAATTGCCATTATTGGTGATAAGACTGAAATAACTAGTCTTGTTAAAATTGATGGACGGAAAATTAATTTAAGTCGCTATGTTGAACAAGAAACAAAAGTTATTATTTTGAATAAGCAAGCAGGGGTTATTTGTTCAAATAGAGACGATAAAGGACGTAAGAGTGTTTATAGTTTATTACCTAAAGAGTCACGCTGGATTATGGTGGGACGTCTTGATTTAAATACATCTGGTTTATTACTTGTTACTAATAATGGCGATTTAGCTAATAAACTTATGCATCCTAGCTCAGAAATTGACAGAGAATATGCTGTTAGGGTTTTGGGACAAGTGAAAAATAAGGATTTAAAAAAACTTACTCAAGGTGTTGTTTTTGATGATGGCTTTTCTAAATTTAATCAAATAACATTTAGCGGGGGAAAAGGTGCTAATCGCTGGTATAAAGTTGTACTTAGAGAAGGTAAGAAACGTGAGGTAAGGCGTTTATGGGAAGTTTTAGGATTTAAGGTATCACGTCTTATCCGTATCCGTTTTGGAGAAATTCGTTTGCCTGATAATCTTAAGGCTAATCAATATGATTACTTAAAAACTGTGCAAATAAAGTTATTATTTAATGCTGTGGAGTAA
- the ileS gene encoding isoleucine--tRNA ligase, which yields MSDYKSSLNLPSTQFSMKANLANREGKFLKKWQNDRLYDQIRKQNQGKPKFVLHDGPIYANGDIHIGHAVNKVLKDIIVKSKSLSGFDAPYVPGWDCHGLPIELNVEKEYGKVGIKIDVNTFRYKCREYADHQVMRQSQDFQRLGILSDWDNPYLTKDFKYEADVVRALGQVVKNGHVYKGHKPLHWCTECGSALAEAEVEYKNKQSEAIDVKFRIIEDSVFNVKKPVSVVIWTTTPWTLPANEAVALHSELNYVLVDIGSEYLLLSQSLVVNSISRYDIKVTIGERMFSSSELEGLKVQHPFYDKQVPIILGDHVTIDSGTGAVHIAPAHGQEDFIAGLKYNLPIDCPVDAKGVFFKEILLLGGQFIFKANASVIRILKETNTLVKHESLTHSYPHCWRHKTPIIFRITSQWFISMQQNGLRDIVNSEIQKVQWIPHWSKKRIELMVDNRPDWCISRQRFWGVPITLFVHKKTGELHPNTQMLFVCIANRIEQEGIEAWFKSDTKDFIGDDVNDYDKITDILDVWFDSGMSHFVVLKVRKELSNVADLYLEGSDQHRGWFQSSLISSVAINKKAPYKNVLTHGFVVDKDGKKMSKSLGNIISPQKIVNNVGADILRLWIASTDYTGEMTVSDEILKRSADSYRRIRNTMRFMLANMNGFTQKNLVDTKAMLDLDRWIVAKTQKIQEAIIENYDTYQFHYIVKSINNFCSNDLGGFYLDIIKDRQYTTQKDSPARRSAQTALYHITQMMVRWLSPILSFTSEEIWQELAPNKKSIFLQEWYLQVDTIDNVVFDDGIIYGTMISSHISQEQREGLEKSDDIFTSINIVRIISPTIRQAIEKLRKDKVLGASLEAEVDIYCNLKVKEKLSKFGEELRFMFITSDVRLHSFEEKPNNAIEVDSDVLQQVAIVVVKSEHSKCVRCWHHRKDVGSNNKYLELCCRCVENVDGDGEVRKFA from the coding sequence ATGTCTGATTATAAATCTAGTTTAAATCTTCCCTCCACTCAGTTTTCTATGAAGGCAAATCTTGCTAATCGAGAAGGTAAGTTTTTAAAAAAATGGCAAAATGATAGACTTTATGATCAAATTCGCAAACAAAATCAGGGCAAGCCAAAATTTGTTTTACATGATGGTCCTATTTATGCAAATGGTGATATTCATATTGGTCATGCGGTTAATAAGGTTTTAAAAGATATAATTGTTAAATCAAAATCTTTATCAGGTTTTGATGCACCATATGTTCCAGGTTGGGACTGCCATGGATTGCCGATTGAGCTTAATGTTGAAAAAGAATATGGTAAAGTAGGCATTAAGATTGATGTTAATACTTTTAGATACAAATGTAGAGAATATGCTGATCATCAAGTAATGAGGCAAAGCCAAGATTTTCAACGTTTAGGTATTCTAAGTGATTGGGATAATCCATATTTAACCAAAGATTTTAAATATGAAGCTGATGTTGTCCGTGCTTTAGGTCAAGTTGTTAAAAACGGACATGTTTATAAAGGTCATAAGCCTTTACATTGGTGCACTGAATGCGGTTCTGCTTTGGCAGAGGCTGAGGTTGAGTATAAAAATAAACAATCAGAAGCAATTGACGTTAAATTTAGAATCATTGAGGATTCGGTCTTTAATGTAAAAAAACCAGTTTCAGTTGTGATTTGGACAACAACGCCTTGGACGTTACCTGCTAATGAAGCCGTAGCGCTTCATTCAGAGTTGAATTATGTGTTAGTTGATATTGGCAGTGAATACTTATTACTTTCTCAATCCTTAGTAGTGAATTCAATTAGTCGTTATGATATTAAAGTTACTATTGGTGAACGGATGTTTTCTAGTAGTGAATTAGAAGGATTAAAAGTACAACATCCGTTCTACGATAAGCAAGTACCTATTATTTTAGGTGATCATGTAACTATTGATTCTGGTACAGGTGCTGTGCATATTGCACCTGCACATGGTCAAGAAGATTTTATTGCGGGATTAAAATATAATTTACCTATTGATTGTCCAGTAGATGCTAAAGGTGTATTTTTTAAAGAAATTTTACTTTTAGGTGGTCAGTTTATTTTTAAAGCTAATGCTAGTGTGATTAGAATTCTTAAAGAGACCAACACATTAGTTAAGCATGAATCATTAACGCATTCCTATCCACATTGTTGGCGACACAAAACTCCTATTATTTTTAGAATAACGTCTCAGTGGTTTATCTCTATGCAACAAAATGGTCTTAGAGATATCGTTAATAGTGAAATTCAAAAAGTACAGTGGATACCACATTGGAGTAAGAAACGTATTGAACTGATGGTGGATAATCGTCCAGATTGGTGTATTTCTCGTCAAAGATTTTGGGGTGTTCCAATTACTTTATTTGTACATAAAAAAACAGGAGAGTTACATCCAAATACTCAAATGTTGTTTGTTTGTATTGCAAATAGAATCGAACAAGAAGGTATTGAAGCTTGGTTTAAATCTGACACTAAAGATTTTATTGGTGATGATGTGAATGATTATGATAAAATTACAGACATACTTGATGTTTGGTTTGATTCAGGCATGAGTCATTTTGTAGTATTAAAAGTAAGAAAGGAATTATCTAATGTGGCTGATTTATATTTAGAAGGTTCAGATCAGCATCGAGGTTGGTTTCAATCATCACTAATATCTTCAGTTGCTATTAATAAAAAAGCACCTTATAAGAATGTATTAACTCACGGCTTTGTTGTTGATAAAGACGGTAAGAAGATGTCTAAGTCTCTTGGTAATATCATTAGCCCCCAAAAAATAGTTAATAACGTAGGGGCGGATATTTTACGCTTGTGGATTGCAAGCACTGATTATACGGGAGAAATGACTGTATCTGATGAAATTTTAAAACGTTCTGCTGATTCATATCGACGTATTCGTAATACTATGCGTTTTATGCTAGCAAATATGAATGGTTTTACTCAAAAGAATTTAGTAGATACGAAAGCAATGTTAGACCTGGACCGATGGATTGTTGCTAAAACGCAAAAAATACAAGAAGCAATTATTGAGAATTATGATACTTACCAATTTCATTATATTGTTAAGTCTATTAATAATTTTTGTTCTAACGATTTGGGTGGTTTTTACTTGGATATTATTAAAGATCGTCAATATACTACACAAAAAGATTCACCAGCAAGGCGTAGTGCGCAAACTGCTTTGTATCATATTACTCAAATGATGGTACGCTGGTTGAGTCCTATTTTAAGTTTTACTTCTGAGGAAATTTGGCAAGAATTAGCACCAAATAAGAAGAGTATTTTTTTGCAAGAGTGGTATCTCCAAGTAGACACTATTGACAATGTTGTATTTGATGATGGTATTATTTATGGAACTATGATTAGCTCACATATTTCTCAAGAACAACGTGAAGGACTTGAGAAATCTGATGATATTTTTACAAGTATTAATATAGTAAGGATAATTTCTCCTACTATTCGTCAAGCAATTGAAAAGCTTAGAAAAGATAAAGTTTTGGGCGCTTCATTAGAAGCGGAGGTGGATATATATTGTAATCTTAAGGTTAAAGAAAAATTATCAAAGTTTGGTGAAGAGCTTAGATTTATGTTTATTACTTCTGATGTTCGTTTACATTCTTTTGAAGAAAAACCCAATAATGCCATTGAAGTAGATAGCGATGTATTGCAACAAGTGGCTATTGTTGTTGTAAAAAGTGAGCATTCTAAGTGTGTGCGTTGTTGGCATCATAGAAAAGATGTAGGCAGTAATAATAAGTATTTAGAACTTTGTTGTCGTTGTGTTGAGAATGTAGATGGAGATGGTGAAGTAAGGAAATTTGCTTAA
- the aroB gene encoding 3-dehydroquinate synthase, with protein sequence MKILNLDLGYKSYPIYIGQNLLLKGELLTKHISGKQVMIVTNTTVAPLYLKKVQNLLLSFEFAQVILPDGEKYKTLDTVNCIFSALLEKRFDRSCTLIALGGGVVGDMTGFVAASYQRGVNFIQIPTTLLSQVDSSVGGKTGVNHMLGKNMIGAFHQPKCVLIDIYTLDTLDSQQYSSGMAEVIKYGLLVEYLNFFNFLQENIKDLMDRKQSLIIEMIYQSCQHKINIVAQDELEMGKRTLLNLGHTFGHAIENTLGYGTFLHGEAISVGILMATRLSQLEGYLSSKQVAKIQDLLEKANLPISIIGKINASAFMKAMLVDKKVINGNIRLILLKRLGQAFICDNYNNHLLDQVVNEFCQ encoded by the coding sequence ATGAAAATACTTAATCTTGACTTGGGATATAAATCCTATCCAATATATATTGGTCAGAACTTATTGTTAAAAGGTGAGTTATTGACAAAACATATTAGTGGCAAGCAAGTCATGATTGTTACTAATACGACAGTGGCACCTTTGTATCTTAAAAAGGTACAAAACTTACTTTTATCATTTGAATTTGCACAAGTAATTTTGCCAGATGGTGAAAAATATAAGACACTTGATACGGTTAATTGTATTTTTAGTGCACTACTTGAAAAGAGATTTGACCGTAGTTGTACATTAATTGCCCTTGGTGGTGGTGTAGTAGGTGATATGACTGGCTTTGTAGCGGCTAGCTATCAACGTGGTGTCAATTTTATTCAGATTCCAACCACGTTATTATCCCAAGTAGATTCTAGTGTAGGTGGAAAAACAGGTGTTAATCATATGCTTGGTAAGAATATGATTGGAGCTTTTCATCAGCCAAAATGCGTACTGATTGATATATATACGCTTGACACTTTGGATAGTCAACAATACTCATCAGGTATGGCTGAAGTAATTAAGTATGGTTTATTAGTAGAATATTTAAATTTTTTCAACTTTTTGCAAGAAAATATTAAAGATTTAATGGATAGAAAACAGTCCTTAATAATTGAAATGATTTATCAATCGTGTCAACATAAAATCAATATCGTTGCTCAAGATGAGTTAGAAATGGGTAAACGTACTTTATTAAATCTTGGACATACTTTTGGTCATGCAATTGAAAATACGCTTGGTTATGGTACTTTTTTACATGGTGAGGCAATTTCAGTGGGTATATTAATGGCAACAAGGCTATCTCAGCTTGAAGGATATTTGTCTAGTAAACAAGTTGCTAAGATTCAAGATTTATTAGAAAAAGCCAATTTGCCTATCTCTATTATTGGTAAAATAAATGCTTCTGCTTTTATGAAAGCAATGCTAGTTGATAAGAAGGTGATTAATGGCAATATTCGTCTGATTTTATTGAAAAGATTAGGTCAAGCATTTATCTGCGATAATTATAATAATCATCTATTAGATCAAGTGGTTAATGAATTTTGCCAGTAG
- the gatC gene encoding Asp-tRNA(Asn)/Glu-tRNA(Gln) amidotransferase subunit GatC — protein MSLSENQVSQIAHLACLSLNEAQLKDNTQNLNTITSLFEQLANIEIDGVEPMLHPLHMFQRLREDVVSEKEQLALFQSIAPKVRNGYYLVPTVIK, from the coding sequence ATGTCATTATCTGAAAATCAGGTAAGTCAAATTGCTCATCTAGCATGTTTATCATTAAATGAAGCACAACTTAAGGATAACACACAAAATTTAAATACTATTACTAGTTTATTTGAACAATTGGCTAATATTGAGATTGATGGTGTTGAACCAATGTTGCATCCATTACATATGTTCCAACGTCTTAGAGAAGATGTTGTTTCTGAGAAAGAGCAGTTAGCATTGTTTCAATCAATTGCGCCAAAAGTTAGGAATGGCTATTATTTAGTGCCTACTGTTATTAAATAG
- the gatA gene encoding Asp-tRNA(Asn)/Glu-tRNA(Gln) amidotransferase subunit GatA → MHTKTIVELYKGLKNKDFSCVELTQYYLSRINQSKLNAFITVTDELALVQAQVADDKIALGNASILTGIPYAHKDIFCTKGVKTSAGSKMLDTFIAPYDATVSQKLNQMNLVMLGKTNMDEFAMGSSNENSFYNAVKNPWNYLKIPGGSSGGSAASVAGGLSCFATGTDTGGSIRQPASLCGITGLKPTYGRISRYGIIAYASSFDQAGIMTKTSQDAAIVLNIMAGFDEKDSTSAEQKVPDYTTNLNNSLQGLIIGLPKEFFLSGLDNEVANNIMFAVKEFESMGAIVKEVSLPNSVYAIPTYYIIASCECSSNLSRLDGVRYGYRSKESKNLEDLYLSSRSEGFGEEVKRRIMIGTYALSTGYYDAYYLKAQKVRRLISNDFKKVFEKVDVIMGPVSPTTAFDLGSVKDPVSMYLADIYTLSVNLAGLPGMSIPVGFAQDLPVGLQLIGNYWSESKLLNIAHQFQLQTDWHLRIPQEC, encoded by the coding sequence ATGCATACAAAAACTATTGTTGAACTGTATAAAGGTCTTAAAAATAAAGATTTCTCTTGTGTTGAATTAACGCAATACTATTTAAGTCGTATTAACCAATCAAAGCTGAATGCTTTTATTACAGTAACTGATGAATTAGCATTAGTACAAGCTCAAGTAGCAGATGATAAAATTGCATTAGGTAACGCAAGTATATTAACAGGTATTCCATATGCCCATAAGGATATTTTTTGCACTAAGGGCGTTAAAACCTCAGCGGGTTCTAAAATGTTAGATACCTTTATAGCGCCTTATGATGCAACTGTGAGTCAGAAGCTTAATCAAATGAATTTAGTAATGTTAGGTAAGACTAATATGGATGAGTTTGCAATGGGTTCTAGTAATGAGAACTCGTTCTATAACGCGGTTAAAAACCCGTGGAATTATTTAAAAATACCAGGTGGTTCATCAGGTGGTTCAGCAGCTAGTGTTGCTGGCGGGTTAAGTTGTTTTGCTACAGGGACAGATACAGGTGGTTCTATTCGACAACCTGCAAGTTTATGTGGTATTACAGGACTAAAACCTACTTATGGTCGGATATCAAGATATGGCATAATTGCTTATGCATCAAGTTTTGATCAAGCGGGGATAATGACTAAAACATCACAAGATGCAGCTATTGTATTAAATATTATGGCCGGATTTGACGAAAAAGATTCAACCAGTGCTGAACAAAAAGTTCCAGATTATACGACTAATCTTAATAATTCGCTTCAAGGGTTAATTATCGGATTACCAAAAGAATTCTTTTTATCTGGCTTGGATAATGAAGTAGCTAATAATATTATGTTTGCTGTTAAAGAATTTGAGTCTATGGGTGCGATTGTTAAAGAAGTATCGTTACCTAACTCAGTCTATGCTATTCCTACTTATTATATTATTGCATCTTGTGAATGTTCATCAAATTTATCACGTTTAGACGGCGTTAGGTACGGATATCGTTCTAAGGAGTCGAAAAACTTAGAAGATTTATATTTAAGTTCTCGCTCAGAAGGGTTTGGTGAAGAGGTTAAGCGTCGTATTATGATAGGTACTTATGCTTTGTCAACAGGTTACTATGATGCTTATTATCTGAAAGCACAGAAAGTACGTCGTTTAATTAGTAATGATTTTAAAAAAGTATTTGAAAAAGTTGATGTAATTATGGGACCAGTTTCTCCTACAACTGCATTTGATTTAGGTTCAGTGAAAGATCCAGTTTCTATGTATTTAGCAGATATTTATACACTTAGTGTTAACTTAGCAGGCTTACCAGGTATGAGTATTCCAGTAGGTTTTGCACAAGATTTACCAGTAGGATTACAATTAATTGGTAATTATTGGTCAGAATCTAAACTACTTAATATAGCACATCAATTTCAATTACAAACTGACTGGCACTTAAGAATACCACAGGAGTGTTAG
- the gatB gene encoding Asp-tRNA(Asn)/Glu-tRNA(Gln) amidotransferase subunit GatB, whose product MKWETVIGLEIHVQLNTKSKIFSSALTKYGKKPNSQACAIDLGLPGVLPVLNVEAVNKAIRFGVAINAHINKRNIFDRKNYFYPDLPKGYQISQMDWPIIGKGKIEIILGNQTKVICITRAHLEEDAGKSIHDMFDDNTAIDLNRAGIPLLEIVSEPDMRSAKEAVAYTKKIHTLVQYIDICDGNMQEGSFRCDANISIRPKGQKELGTRAELKNINSFKFLERAINFEVKRQKDILEEGEKVVQETRLYDSIKNETRSMRLKEETNDYRYFPDPDLLPIEISNELLEKVKQTLPELPDQRKTRFVVELGLSEYDADVLTSQKSLADYFEVMLEDNIVNIKLCANWVMGELSAALNKHQIDIQNSPITAPALSLLISRISDDTISVKTAKDVFKYMWDSKNSADEIIKVRGLKQMTNMVEIEVIIEQVIANSTLQVSQFKLGNNKILGFFIGKIMELTGGKVNPKQVNELLRKKLL is encoded by the coding sequence ATGAAGTGGGAAACAGTTATTGGTTTAGAAATTCATGTGCAATTAAATACTAAATCTAAGATTTTTTCATCTGCTTTAACTAAGTATGGTAAAAAGCCTAATTCACAGGCTTGTGCTATTGATTTGGGGTTGCCAGGTGTTTTGCCTGTTCTTAATGTTGAGGCTGTTAATAAGGCGATTAGATTTGGTGTGGCGATTAATGCACATATTAATAAGCGTAATATATTTGATAGAAAAAATTATTTTTATCCAGATTTACCTAAAGGTTATCAAATCTCACAAATGGACTGGCCTATTATAGGCAAAGGTAAGATTGAAATCATCCTTGGTAATCAAACCAAAGTAATCTGTATCACACGAGCACATTTAGAGGAAGATGCAGGAAAATCCATACATGATATGTTTGATGATAATACTGCAATTGATTTAAACCGTGCTGGAATACCACTACTTGAAATTGTTTCTGAGCCTGATATGCGTAGTGCTAAGGAGGCAGTAGCCTATACTAAAAAAATTCATACTCTAGTTCAGTATATTGATATTTGTGATGGCAATATGCAAGAAGGTTCATTTCGTTGTGATGCAAATATTTCTATTCGTCCTAAGGGACAAAAAGAACTTGGTACACGTGCAGAGTTAAAAAATATTAATTCATTTAAATTTTTAGAACGTGCAATTAATTTTGAAGTTAAGCGCCAGAAGGATATTCTTGAAGAGGGTGAGAAAGTTGTGCAAGAAACTCGTTTGTATGATTCGATAAAAAATGAAACTCGTTCTATGCGTTTAAAAGAAGAAACAAATGATTATCGTTATTTTCCAGATCCAGATTTACTACCTATTGAGATTTCTAATGAATTATTAGAAAAAGTTAAACAAACTTTACCAGAATTACCTGATCAGAGAAAAACAAGGTTCGTTGTAGAATTAGGCTTAAGTGAATACGATGCAGATGTACTTACTTCCCAAAAATCTTTGGCTGATTATTTTGAGGTCATGCTTGAAGATAATATTGTTAATATTAAACTTTGTGCTAATTGGGTTATGGGTGAATTGTCAGCTGCTTTAAATAAGCATCAAATTGACATCCAAAACTCACCTATTACTGCACCAGCTTTATCATTATTGATAAGTCGTATTAGTGATGACACTATTTCTGTCAAGACTGCTAAAGATGTATTTAAGTATATGTGGGATAGTAAAAATAGTGCAGATGAGATTATTAAAGTCAGAGGTTTAAAACAGATGACTAATATGGTCGAAATTGAGGTAATTATAGAACAAGTTATTGCTAATAGTACATTACAAGTATCCCAATTTAAATTGGGTAATAACAAGATTTTAGGATTTTTTATAGGTAAAATTATGGAGCTTACTGGCGGCAAGGTTAATCCTAAACAAGTTAATGAATTACTTAGGAAGAAGTTACTTTAA
- a CDS encoding site-2 protease family protein yields MIDIQTLLIWTIPILFAITVHETAHGWIASRLGDHSAKMMGRITLNPIKHISLIGTILIPAFLYVTSGFIFGWAKPVPINFNALRSPKKDMLWVAIAGPVSNLIMAIIWLMIILLAITINSQFLIEMGQVGIQINLILAVFNLLPLPPLDGARVVSSLLPRKLSYQYNQLEPYGLYILLSLLFLGIFQWTVFPVVKIIQQFMFNITGLI; encoded by the coding sequence ATGATCGATATTCAAACACTTTTAATTTGGACAATTCCCATACTATTTGCAATTACTGTACATGAAACAGCGCATGGTTGGATTGCCTCAAGACTAGGAGATCATAGCGCTAAAATGATGGGCAGAATCACGCTTAATCCTATCAAACATATCTCCCTAATTGGTACTATTTTAATACCTGCTTTTTTATATGTTACTTCAGGATTTATTTTTGGCTGGGCTAAACCTGTACCTATTAATTTTAATGCACTTAGATCACCTAAAAAAGACATGCTTTGGGTAGCAATTGCTGGACCTGTGTCAAATTTAATCATGGCGATTATATGGCTAATGATAATTTTACTAGCAATTACAATTAACTCTCAATTTCTAATTGAAATGGGGCAGGTTGGCATTCAAATTAACTTGATATTAGCAGTGTTTAATCTATTGCCATTACCGCCACTCGACGGTGCTCGTGTAGTAAGCTCATTACTACCAAGAAAATTATCTTATCAATATAATCAGTTAGAACCTTATGGTCTATATATTTTATTAAGCTTATTATTCTTAGGTATATTTCAATGGACTGTCTTTCCCGTTGTGAAAATTATTCAACAATTTATGTTTAATATAACTGGTCTCATTTAA